CCGCGGGCTGCCCTTGCCCCTGAGGCCGGCGCTCTGTTCGGTGTGAACCTGGACTGGCATTCCAAACCGCTGGCCACCTTCGCCAAGGACCTTGGCCACAAGCCTGCAGTCAGCGTCTCCTTCACAGGGTTTCCCCTCACAGCCAAGGACGAAGACGACCTCCGGCGGGCAGTGGAGCAGATTCGAGCCGACGGGCACATGATGCTGCTGACCCTGGAACCTCACGACGGACTCTCCACTGTGACTGAAGAAACGGCAACGGCTCTGGCGAAAGACCTCGCCGAATTCAACGACGACGGCGTTCCCGTGGTTGTCAGGTTCGCCCACGAAATGAACGGCTCCTGGTACGCCTGGTCCCAGCAGCCACAAAAGTACAAAGAAGCTTTCCAAACGCTGGCCAAGGCGGTGCACTCCACCGCGCCGGGTTCCGCCATGATGTGGGCTCCCAATTACGGCGGCGGATATCCTTTCGCGGGCGGAGAGTTCGAAGCCAAACCAGGCACACCCGAATTTCTGGCGCTGGATACCAGCGGCGACGGCGCCCTGACCATGGACGACGACGCTTATGCCCCCTACTACCCGGGAGACGAGGCTGTGGACTGGGTTGGCATGTCGTTGTACCACTGGGGCAGCACATACCCTTGGGGTGAAAATGAACTCCCCGAGCCCGACAAGTTCGCGGATCAGCTCACCGGCGACTACAAGGGTGCCAACGGCGACGACAGTCTGCTTCCGGATTTCTACGGCGTGTACGGCACGCAGCATGGCAAACCGGTCGCCATCCCCGAAACGGCCTCCTTGTTCGCACCGGGTTCCGGTGGTGAATCGGAGATGGAGATCAAGGAAGCCTGGTGGACGCAACTCTTCAGCCCCACAACACACCAGGAATTCCCGCAACTGAAGATGATCAACTGGTTCGAGTGGGACAAAGACGAGGTGGAAGTCAAAGGCCGGGTGGACTGGACCGTGACCAACGCCCCAGAACTGCGTGACGCCTTTACTGCGGCACTGCCGGACTGGTTTCGTTACGGCCCGGAGGAGTCGTGCCAGCCCCGGCAGTGATGGCGGCCCCGGAGACGTGTTCAGGTTCTGAAAGGAACGAAGCCAGCCGCTGCAGCGCCGGGAGGCTGGCCGCGATTTGTTCGCGTTCTTCCGGGAGCAGGCGGGCGCTCGCCGCGATGATTGCGTCAGCCCATCCATCTTCCAGGAGCGCCTTGATCCGTCGGGATTCGTCCGTGGGGTGGAGGGAAACGTAGCGCTTGTCCGAGGCATCCTTGACACGCGTGACCAAGCCGGCAGCTACGAGCTCGCGCAATTGGGAGCTGACGTTGCTCAGCTGCCGCCCGAGCCTGCCCGCCACCTCGGCAACGGTGACACCGGGGTGGCCTTCAACAACGCGAAGGATTTCCAGCACACCATTCGAAATGGGGCGGAGGCCGGTCTCGTTGAGTGACTTGCGGCGAATATCGGACGAGATATCAATCATGCAGACGGCCAGGGCCTTGTGGTCCACAGTCTCTTCTCCCATCCCCCAAGCATAGGTGGGGCCGCGCCTCTTCAACTCCCTGGCTGTCGGCTGCAATAGTGGCAGGATGATCAACCAGCAACAGCTCTGGGACCACGACGCAGCGGAGCAGTACGACACTCCCGGGGAGGGAATGTTCTCACCGGATGTGCTTGGCCCCACCGTGGAGGTCTTGTCGGAACTGGCATCGGGAGGTCCCGCCGTCGAATTTGCCATCGGTACCGGACGCGTGGCCATCCCGCTCCTTGAAGCCGGCGTGCCAGTCAGTGGCATTGAGCTGTCCCACGCCATGATCGCCCGCCTGCGTGACAAGGTGGGGGAGGACCGGATTCCCGTGGTCCAAGGCGATATGTCCCAGGTTTCACTAGGTTCCCATTACACGCTGGCGTTTCTGGTCTTCAACACCATCGCCAACCTTCTAACGCAGGAGGAACAAATCCGGTGCTTCCAGAACGCTGCCCGGCACTTGGCTCCCGGCG
Above is a genomic segment from Arthrobacter sp. YN containing:
- a CDS encoding glycoside hydrolase family 26 protein, producing MTFVPVASFRDAYLGWNETAGRRGLVAVVGEQPEEGGDARKANRAELRRAFVLPAVIGLAVIGIAGVNFANGLAEQRAQPGSSVKTCEVLPRAALAPEAGALFGVNLDWHSKPLATFAKDLGHKPAVSVSFTGFPLTAKDEDDLRRAVEQIRADGHMMLLTLEPHDGLSTVTEETATALAKDLAEFNDDGVPVVVRFAHEMNGSWYAWSQQPQKYKEAFQTLAKAVHSTAPGSAMMWAPNYGGGYPFAGGEFEAKPGTPEFLALDTSGDGALTMDDDAYAPYYPGDEAVDWVGMSLYHWGSTYPWGENELPEPDKFADQLTGDYKGANGDDSLLPDFYGVYGTQHGKPVAIPETASLFAPGSGGESEMEIKEAWWTQLFSPTTHQEFPQLKMINWFEWDKDEVEVKGRVDWTVTNAPELRDAFTAALPDWFRYGPEESCQPRQ
- a CDS encoding MarR family winged helix-turn-helix transcriptional regulator; the encoded protein is MGEETVDHKALAVCMIDISSDIRRKSLNETGLRPISNGVLEILRVVEGHPGVTVAEVAGRLGRQLSNVSSQLRELVAAGLVTRVKDASDKRYVSLHPTDESRRIKALLEDGWADAIIAASARLLPEEREQIAASLPALQRLASFLSEPEHVSGAAITAGAGTTPPGRNETSPAVPQ
- a CDS encoding class I SAM-dependent DNA methyltransferase — its product is MINQQQLWDHDAAEQYDTPGEGMFSPDVLGPTVEVLSELASGGPAVEFAIGTGRVAIPLLEAGVPVSGIELSHAMIARLRDKVGEDRIPVVQGDMSQVSLGSHYTLAFLVFNTIANLLTQEEQIRCFQNAARHLAPGGRFVVELWVPQLRSLPPGHGGTVEVSQPGYLLVDTYDVLRQHVISHHVRFGPDVSDGREARIGRTPHRYIWPSELDLMARIAGFELEHRWADWDRSEFTAESRSHVSVYRLTDQRMT